One Paraglaciecola mesophila genomic region harbors:
- the rpmI gene encoding 50S ribosomal protein L35, which produces MPKMKTNRGAAKRFRKTASGRFKSKQSHLRHILTKKSSKRKRHLRGKKLAHVADTALIQRMLPYV; this is translated from the coding sequence ATGCCTAAAATGAAAACAAACCGTGGAGCTGCCAAGCGTTTTAGAAAAACCGCTTCAGGTCGTTTCAAAAGCAAGCAGTCTCACTTGCGTCATATTTTGACTAAAAAGAGCTCTAAGCGTAAACGTCACCTTCGTGGCAAGAAATTGGCCCATGTAGCTGACACTGCGTTAATTCAACGCATGTTACCTTACGTTTAA
- the infC gene encoding translation initiation factor IF-3: protein MKAKDSGKARINEEITVNEVRLVGKDGEQVGVVSITEALETAEQANLDLVEISPNAEPPVCKVMDYGKFIFEKSKAQKEQKKKQKQIQVKEIKFRPGTDEGDYQVKLRNLRRFLEGGDKAKVTIRFRGREMAHQDIGIDLLNRVKGDLEDIANCESFPNRVEGRQMIMVLAPIKK, encoded by the coding sequence ATTAAGGCTAAAGATTCGGGCAAAGCTCGTATTAACGAAGAAATTACAGTAAATGAAGTTCGTTTAGTAGGCAAGGATGGGGAGCAGGTTGGCGTTGTGTCAATCACAGAAGCTCTCGAAACCGCTGAGCAAGCTAATTTAGATTTGGTTGAAATTAGTCCTAATGCAGAACCGCCTGTATGTAAGGTAATGGATTACGGAAAATTCATCTTCGAAAAGAGTAAAGCTCAAAAAGAGCAGAAGAAAAAACAAAAGCAAATTCAGGTCAAGGAGATTAAATTTCGCCCTGGCACTGATGAAGGCGATTACCAGGTAAAACTGCGCAACCTGCGTCGCTTTCTAGAAGGTGGTGATAAGGCTAAAGTAACGATCCGCTTCCGCGGCCGTGAAATGGCTCATCAAGATATCGGTATTGATCTACTTAATCGTGTTAAAGGCGATTTAGAAGACATTGCCAACTGCGAATCTTTCCCTAATCGGGTTGAAGGTCGTCAGATGATCATGGTGCTCGCCCCAATTAAGAAGTAA